One segment of Paraburkholderia bonniea DNA contains the following:
- a CDS encoding CDP-alcohol phosphatidyltransferase family protein has product MTRSPSLPKTIPPPRTWDARLARWLVTPLVHTRVSPNHLTTLRLLLGCGGAWCLAQGGFAWSNAGAWLIVLSNFVDHTDGELARISGKSSRAGHFYDLASDALVTVLLFVGMGVGIAATQGMPFGVKVSPVILGALAGCAVALIFFLRMRIEALTSKANTRQMLVGGFETEDVLYLLPLVTLAHGVMPFLVAASIGAPLFAAWVALDYRRVLRRAQPLASNGPMGISQ; this is encoded by the coding sequence CATGGGATGCGCGGCTTGCCCGATGGCTTGTGACCCCCCTGGTTCATACCCGTGTTAGCCCTAACCATCTGACCACCCTGCGCTTGCTGCTTGGCTGCGGTGGCGCGTGGTGTCTGGCTCAGGGCGGTTTTGCGTGGTCCAACGCGGGTGCCTGGCTAATTGTGTTGTCGAACTTTGTCGATCACACCGACGGCGAGCTAGCGCGCATCAGTGGCAAATCCAGCCGCGCCGGTCATTTTTACGACCTCGCTAGCGACGCGCTTGTCACCGTGCTGCTATTTGTGGGGATGGGCGTCGGGATCGCGGCAACGCAAGGCATGCCGTTTGGCGTAAAAGTGTCGCCGGTTATTCTGGGGGCGCTTGCGGGTTGCGCGGTTGCGCTGATTTTTTTCCTGCGCATGCGCATTGAGGCCCTCACGAGCAAGGCCAATACCCGGCAGATGCTGGTGGGCGGTTTTGAAACTGAGGATGTGTTGTATCTGCTGCCGCTGGTTACGCTGGCGCATGGCGTGATGCCGTTTCTCGTTGCGGCCTCGATTGGCGCACCGCTTTTTGCCGCATGGGTCGCGCTTGATTACCGCCGTGTGCTGCGCCGCGCTCAGCCGCTGGCATCGAATGGCCCGATGGGGATCAGCCAATGA
- a CDS encoding HalD/BesD family halogenase codes for MMLTRTGALDNAALSASFAGQGAFLYLDDFLAPEVTAQLAHTAHALLGEVNRNYLPGHKQGGSVSRHTIDQFAPFIAELYRSPGLIAWLEKLSGDTLQLSPADDPHAYALYYYTRAGDHIGWHYDTSYYDGRRYTVLLGVIDQSSCRLDYELHTRDPDRPDEPGSVQIPPGGLVFFDGDKLRHRITPAAANEMRVSLTFEYVTHPTMRPWRRFISNMKDAIAYFGFRQVFRQFGKRRGVHT; via the coding sequence ATGATGCTGACCCGGACTGGCGCACTGGATAACGCAGCGCTGAGCGCCAGCTTCGCCGGACAAGGCGCATTTCTTTATCTGGATGATTTCCTTGCCCCGGAAGTCACGGCGCAACTGGCCCACACTGCCCACGCGCTGCTGGGCGAAGTGAACCGCAACTACCTGCCAGGCCACAAACAGGGTGGCAGCGTTAGCCGTCATACGATCGACCAGTTCGCGCCGTTTATCGCCGAGCTATACCGCTCCCCTGGATTAATCGCCTGGCTCGAAAAGCTGAGCGGCGACACGCTGCAACTATCTCCAGCCGATGATCCCCACGCTTATGCGCTGTATTACTACACCCGTGCCGGAGACCATATCGGCTGGCACTACGACACCTCTTATTACGACGGCCGCCGTTATACGGTGCTGCTGGGCGTGATAGATCAATCATCGTGCCGTCTCGACTACGAACTACACACGCGTGACCCCGATCGTCCCGATGAGCCCGGTTCGGTGCAGATTCCGCCGGGCGGCCTGGTGTTCTTCGATGGCGACAAGCTGCGTCATCGCATCACCCCCGCGGCGGCCAACGAGATGCGGGTCTCGCTCACTTTCGAATACGTCACTCATCCCACCATGCGCCCTTGGCGGCGTTTCATTTCGAATATGAAAGACGCCATCGCTTACTTTGGCTTTCGCCAGGTATTTCGCCAGTTTGGCAAGCGCCGGGGAGTGCACACGTGA
- a CDS encoding flippase-like domain-containing protein → MTRAAWVLLSAGAALFVALLAWQGLGSVTATLLAAGWGLLLVAAFHLVPLVLDAISISVLFGRGSAVKLRDALYARWAGESVNSLLPAGQIGGPVMMVRQLAQRGMRMRDAAAAITVSTTLQALAQIVFALLGLALFGIYATQSSSHDLRFAAGVATAVLGALIVLFFVAQRRGLFGWALRLVSKMPIQRDWSALATRADAVDAAVQGLYRQRRAVLASFVLSLAGWIVGTVEVWLALYFLGHPVSWIDALLLESIGQAIRGAAFAIPGSLGVQEGGYLLLAPLVGLPPDAALALSLAKRAREVLLGVPGLLYLHFSERSWQRRRTTRLPATD, encoded by the coding sequence GTGACTCGGGCTGCATGGGTTTTGCTGTCGGCGGGTGCCGCGCTTTTTGTCGCACTGCTGGCGTGGCAGGGCCTGGGCTCCGTCACGGCGACGTTGCTCGCGGCAGGCTGGGGCTTGCTGCTGGTCGCGGCATTTCATCTGGTGCCGCTGGTGCTGGATGCCATTTCGATCTCGGTGCTGTTCGGCCGGGGTTCTGCGGTGAAGTTGCGCGATGCGCTGTACGCGCGCTGGGCTGGCGAATCAGTGAATAGTCTGCTGCCCGCTGGCCAGATTGGCGGCCCCGTGATGATGGTGCGGCAGCTAGCGCAACGCGGCATGCGTATGCGTGACGCCGCCGCCGCGATCACCGTGAGCACTACATTGCAGGCGCTGGCGCAGATCGTTTTTGCGCTGTTGGGTCTCGCGCTCTTCGGCATCTATGCAACGCAAAGCAGCTCGCATGATCTGCGTTTTGCCGCAGGCGTAGCAACGGCGGTGCTAGGCGCGCTGATCGTGCTGTTTTTTGTCGCCCAGCGCCGCGGCCTGTTCGGCTGGGCGTTGCGCCTGGTGTCGAAGATGCCCATCCAGCGTGACTGGTCCGCACTGGCGACCCGTGCCGACGCGGTCGATGCCGCCGTGCAGGGGCTATATCGTCAACGCCGCGCGGTGCTCGCCAGTTTTGTGCTGAGCCTCGCAGGCTGGATTGTCGGCACGGTTGAAGTCTGGCTCGCCTTGTATTTCCTCGGGCATCCCGTGAGCTGGATTGACGCGTTGCTGCTCGAAAGCATTGGCCAGGCGATTCGCGGAGCGGCGTTTGCCATTCCTGGCTCGCTGGGCGTGCAGGAGGGCGGATATCTGCTGCTGGCACCGCTAGTCGGTTTGCCGCCCGATGCTGCGCTTGCGCTGTCGCTGGCCAAACGAGCCCGGGAAGTATTGCTGGGCGTCCCGGGCCTGCTCTATCTGCATTTCAGCGAACGAAGCTGGCAAAGGCGGCGCACGACGCGCCTGCCTGCCACCGACTGA
- a CDS encoding NTP transferase domain-containing protein → MRAIILAAGMGLRLQQAAGEQFPKCLLQFDGMSLLERHLQMLDAAGVHEVVLALGFQPALVEAELQRIGWPRPVEIVLNPRYDLGSVLTVHTAASALTRGGDVLLMDADVLYDERIMQTLAAGQQVNRLLLDRDFEAGDEPVKLCLKDGVPVELRKQLAASLDYDTIGESVGFFRFSTEAAQRFAQIVAEYIDSERAHLPHEEAVRDLLLERSQVFEVADVSGAPWIEIDFPADIERARADVLPVLQPFASMTR, encoded by the coding sequence ATGCGCGCCATCATCCTCGCCGCCGGAATGGGCTTGCGGCTCCAGCAGGCCGCTGGCGAACAGTTTCCTAAATGTTTGCTGCAGTTCGACGGCATGAGCCTGCTTGAACGTCACTTGCAGATGCTCGACGCTGCGGGCGTGCACGAAGTGGTGCTTGCGCTTGGGTTTCAGCCCGCGCTGGTCGAAGCTGAATTGCAGCGGATCGGCTGGCCCCGTCCGGTTGAAATCGTGCTGAATCCGCGCTACGACCTCGGCAGTGTGCTGACGGTGCATACCGCAGCTTCAGCGCTGACACGCGGCGGTGATGTGCTGCTGATGGACGCCGATGTGCTGTATGACGAACGCATCATGCAAACGCTGGCGGCTGGGCAGCAAGTGAACCGCTTGTTGCTTGACCGCGACTTCGAAGCGGGCGATGAGCCCGTCAAGCTATGCCTCAAGGACGGCGTGCCAGTTGAATTGCGCAAGCAGCTCGCAGCCAGTCTCGACTACGACACGATTGGCGAATCGGTCGGTTTTTTCCGCTTCAGCACAGAGGCGGCGCAGCGTTTTGCACAGATCGTCGCGGAGTACATCGACAGCGAACGGGCCCACCTGCCGCACGAAGAAGCGGTGCGCGACCTGTTGCTGGAACGCTCGCAGGTGTTTGAGGTTGCAGACGTCAGCGGAGCGCCCTGGATCGAAATTGATTTCCCCGCGGATATTGAGCGTGCCCGTGCGGATGTGCTGCCGGTACTGCAACCGTTTGCGAGCATGACTCGCTGA
- a CDS encoding MFS transporter yields MPSTLSAFIVPLIVACAMFMENVDATVLVTSLPALARDFGQTPVTLRLAVTSYVIGLGVFIPVCGWVADRYGPRSVFRSAIAVFLCGSLLCAASTSLPMFIAARFVQGIGGAMMVPVGRIIIFRSVPKADFIRAVNYLTVPALLGPVIGPPLGGFITTYLHWRLIFLINLPIGLFGLWLASRHIANAREAHPGALDWIGFGLSASGAACFMLGLSLVGGELVPNALSIALTLLGAALLLLYAWYASRVERPLLDLRLLRIPSFHASVLGGSLFRISLGAVPFLLPLALQEGLGLSAFAAGMITCASAFGSIFMKSIAQPVLARYGFRTVLMYNAGFAGMTIAIYGLFFPGTPQWLIWGVVLLGGVFPSLQFTALNSLAYADIPAGDIGRATSVASVIQQVSLGLGVTLGGIVLQISHRVQGHPSLTWSDFVPAFVVTGLFALASIPVTARLPQGSGDDIARAGRGRT; encoded by the coding sequence ATGCCGTCGACCTTGAGCGCTTTCATCGTGCCGCTGATTGTGGCGTGCGCGATGTTTATGGAAAACGTGGATGCCACGGTTCTGGTTACTTCGTTGCCAGCGTTAGCGCGAGATTTTGGCCAGACTCCCGTGACGTTACGGCTGGCCGTCACCAGTTATGTGATTGGCCTTGGCGTGTTTATCCCGGTGTGCGGCTGGGTCGCAGATCGTTATGGACCACGTAGCGTGTTTCGCAGCGCCATTGCGGTGTTTCTCTGCGGCTCGCTGCTGTGTGCCGCCTCCACCTCGTTGCCGATGTTTATTGCGGCGCGCTTTGTCCAGGGGATCGGCGGCGCGATGATGGTGCCGGTTGGACGCATCATCATTTTTCGTTCGGTACCCAAGGCGGATTTCATCCGTGCCGTGAATTATCTGACGGTTCCTGCGCTGCTCGGCCCCGTGATTGGCCCCCCACTTGGTGGCTTTATCACCACTTACCTGCACTGGCGCCTGATTTTCCTCATCAATCTTCCGATTGGCTTGTTCGGCCTCTGGCTGGCCAGCCGCCATATCGCCAACGCACGCGAAGCGCATCCTGGCGCACTCGACTGGATCGGCTTTGGTTTGTCAGCGAGTGGCGCTGCGTGTTTCATGCTCGGGCTTTCTCTGGTTGGTGGAGAACTGGTGCCCAACGCGCTTTCCATCGCTCTGACACTGCTTGGTGCCGCGTTGTTGCTGCTTTATGCGTGGTACGCCAGCCGGGTCGAGCGGCCTTTGCTTGATCTGCGTTTGCTGCGCATTCCAAGTTTTCACGCCAGTGTGCTAGGCGGTTCGCTTTTTCGTATCAGCCTCGGAGCGGTACCGTTTTTGTTGCCGCTGGCGTTGCAGGAAGGGCTGGGCTTGAGCGCCTTTGCCGCAGGGATGATTACCTGCGCCTCCGCGTTTGGCTCGATTTTTATGAAATCCATTGCACAGCCAGTTCTCGCGCGCTATGGCTTTCGCACGGTGCTGATGTACAACGCGGGCTTTGCCGGCATGACGATTGCGATCTATGGGCTATTTTTCCCTGGCACTCCCCAATGGCTGATTTGGGGAGTCGTGCTGTTGGGCGGGGTGTTTCCATCGTTGCAGTTCACGGCGCTGAATTCACTCGCTTATGCCGATATTCCGGCGGGCGACATTGGCCGGGCAACCAGCGTGGCGAGTGTGATTCAGCAGGTGTCGCTGGGTTTGGGCGTAACACTCGGCGGCATCGTGCTGCAAATCTCGCATAGGGTGCAAGGTCACCCCAGTCTTACCTGGTCCGATTTTGTTCCGGCTTTTGTCGTCACGGGGCTGTTTGCACTGGCCTCAATTCCCGTCACCGCCCGCTTGCCACAAGGCTCTGGCGACGACATCGCGCGCGCTGGACGAGGCCGGACATAA
- the ggt gene encoding gamma-glutamyltransferase, producing the protein MKLINRAKFSATALTLAAWLLVPAGFVASAPAYAKTSAATRPAVLTASAVAVADKYSADAAAQIFKEGGNAVDAAVAIAFTLAVTYPEAGNIGGGGFMTLYMDGKPYFIDYRERAPLSATKNMFLDSEGNVIKGKSLYGGFAAGVPGTVAGMWEAQSRFGKLKWKQVLAPAVRYARDGFIVDEQLARRRAEASKEFDGKTNFDTYFGEMKEGVNFKQPDLAAVLTRISNQGAKDFYDGKTADLIAASMQDGSGLITKADLQQYKAVWREPILADWNGYRIITAPPPSSGGIGLVQLLKMKADLAPAFKGVTLNSPQYVHLIAEIEKRVFADRAQYLGDPDFYKVPVAQLTNDAYIAKRAAEVNLTTPTPTADVKPGLGTSMPEKAETTHFSVVDKWGNAVSNTYTINGYFGSGVIAKGTGIVLNDEMDDFSAKPGVANMFGVVGSDANSIEPKKRPLSSMTPTILTQDGKVALVIGTPGGSRIFTSIFQVINNLYDFKLPLAQAVGEMRFHHQLLPADTIFWEPYKPIDGELAKQIETKGYVLKGQGFSGDIQAIKIDGKTPDAVSDPRGRGVARIIQ; encoded by the coding sequence ATGAAATTAATCAATAGAGCAAAATTTTCTGCTACGGCGCTGACGTTAGCGGCGTGGCTTTTAGTCCCGGCGGGCTTTGTCGCAAGCGCCCCGGCTTATGCGAAGACGTCAGCCGCTACCCGGCCTGCCGTGCTCACTGCCTCAGCGGTTGCTGTGGCGGATAAATACAGCGCTGATGCAGCGGCACAAATTTTCAAGGAAGGCGGCAACGCTGTCGACGCCGCCGTGGCGATTGCATTCACGCTAGCCGTGACTTATCCGGAAGCGGGCAACATCGGCGGTGGCGGTTTCATGACGCTGTACATGGACGGCAAGCCGTATTTCATTGATTACCGCGAACGCGCTCCGCTGTCTGCGACGAAGAATATGTTTCTCGACAGCGAGGGCAACGTCATCAAGGGCAAGAGTCTGTATGGTGGTTTTGCCGCAGGCGTGCCGGGCACCGTCGCAGGGATGTGGGAAGCGCAAAGCCGCTTTGGCAAGCTGAAGTGGAAGCAGGTGCTGGCCCCTGCCGTCAGATATGCCCGTGACGGTTTTATCGTCGATGAGCAACTCGCGCGACGCCGTGCCGAAGCTTCAAAGGAATTCGATGGCAAGACCAATTTCGACACCTATTTCGGCGAAATGAAAGAAGGGGTGAACTTCAAGCAACCGGATCTGGCCGCAGTACTCACGCGAATTTCCAATCAGGGTGCCAAAGATTTCTACGATGGCAAGACGGCTGACCTGATCGCGGCGTCGATGCAGGATGGCAGCGGGCTGATTACCAAAGCGGATTTGCAGCAATACAAAGCAGTGTGGCGCGAGCCGATCCTGGCGGACTGGAATGGTTACCGCATCATTACCGCACCGCCTCCCAGCTCCGGTGGCATTGGCCTCGTGCAACTGCTGAAGATGAAGGCGGATCTCGCGCCAGCATTCAAGGGCGTGACGCTGAATTCGCCGCAGTACGTGCATTTGATCGCGGAAATTGAAAAGCGGGTTTTTGCCGATCGCGCGCAATACCTGGGGGATCCGGATTTTTACAAAGTGCCTGTCGCGCAATTAACGAACGACGCCTACATTGCCAAGCGTGCGGCTGAAGTCAATCTCACCACCCCGACACCGACTGCCGACGTGAAGCCTGGCCTTGGCACTTCAATGCCGGAAAAAGCTGAGACCACACATTTTTCAGTGGTGGACAAGTGGGGTAACGCGGTATCCAACACCTATACGATCAATGGCTATTTTGGTTCAGGCGTGATTGCTAAAGGCACGGGCATCGTGCTGAACGACGAGATGGATGATTTTTCAGCGAAGCCAGGCGTGGCCAACATGTTTGGCGTGGTGGGTAGCGATGCCAATTCGATTGAGCCGAAAAAGCGGCCATTGTCGTCGATGACGCCGACCATTCTGACGCAGGATGGCAAGGTGGCGCTGGTGATCGGCACGCCTGGCGGCTCACGGATTTTCACGTCGATTTTCCAGGTCATCAACAACCTGTACGACTTCAAATTGCCACTTGCACAAGCGGTCGGTGAAATGCGTTTTCACCATCAGTTGCTGCCTGCTGACACGATTTTCTGGGAGCCCTACAAGCCGATTGACGGTGAGTTGGCTAAACAGATCGAAACGAAAGGTTACGTACTGAAAGGTCAGGGGTTTAGCGGCGATATCCAGGCCATCAAGATTGACGGCAAGACCCCGGATGCGGTGTCAGATCCGCGTGGCCGGGGCGTTGCACGGATCATTCAATAG
- a CDS encoding IMPACT family protein, with product MPTYTLATTRTAETEIRKSRFIAHAIPLADRAAAMVELERLREAHPAATHICWALLAGGQSGMSDDGEPSGTAGRPILEVLRHHELDGVLAAVVRYYGGVKLGAGGLVRAYADAIAAALRDAPRIERIALTTLVVEISYPDEARVRHWISQEHYALAASVYGMAVQLTFSLPLAALEQARVTLRDLTQGRAQFPETSA from the coding sequence TTGCCCACTTATACCCTTGCCACTACTCGAACCGCAGAAACCGAGATCCGCAAAAGCCGCTTTATTGCACACGCGATTCCGCTCGCGGATCGCGCCGCTGCAATGGTCGAACTTGAACGGCTACGGGAAGCGCATCCTGCAGCCACTCATATCTGCTGGGCATTACTGGCGGGTGGCCAATCTGGCATGTCTGATGACGGAGAACCCTCCGGCACCGCTGGCCGCCCTATTCTCGAAGTACTGCGTCATCACGAGCTGGATGGCGTGCTGGCTGCCGTGGTGCGGTACTACGGCGGCGTCAAGCTTGGAGCAGGAGGACTCGTACGAGCTTACGCTGATGCAATTGCCGCCGCGCTGCGCGATGCCCCTCGCATCGAACGCATCGCGCTCACCACGTTAGTCGTAGAAATCAGTTACCCGGACGAAGCCCGGGTGCGCCACTGGATCAGCCAGGAGCACTATGCGCTGGCCGCCAGCGTCTACGGGATGGCCGTGCAGTTAACCTTCAGCCTGCCGCTCGCCGCTCTCGAGCAGGCCCGCGTTACGTTGCGTGATCTCACCCAGGGCCGCGCCCAGTTTCCAGAAACATCGGCCTAA
- a CDS encoding RNA-binding protein — protein sequence MNLMVWSIPESCSEQQVQEFLSHELGHYAKRIVVYKVGTPGAYAQVELDASIPYVGDMIARQIQGKLLGGVSLQASTSLFDDGPPPPG from the coding sequence ATGAACCTGATGGTCTGGAGCATTCCCGAGTCCTGTTCTGAACAGCAGGTGCAGGAGTTTCTGTCCCATGAACTGGGTCACTATGCAAAACGCATTGTGGTCTATAAGGTCGGCACACCGGGTGCTTACGCGCAAGTCGAGCTGGATGCCAGCATTCCTTATGTTGGTGACATGATTGCGCGGCAGATTCAAGGCAAGTTACTCGGTGGTGTCTCGCTGCAGGCTAGTACGTCGCTCTTTGATGACGGTCCGCCACCGCCCGGCTGA